The region GAGGAAGTTGGCCAGGCCAACGAATTCCGACGACAGGCCGAACGCATCCTCCAGGCGGAAAGACTGCCACATGGCCTGTCCCGCGGGGAGGAAGAAAAAGACGATCGTGACGATCAACTGCGGCGCGAGCAGCAGGTAGGGCAGGGTCTTATGGCCGAATACGACGCGTTTTTCCATGGGGCGGACTATGCCTTGCTCGCGTCGCCATCAGCAACGCGCGCGGTGTAACAAACGTGTAATGGTCCTGACGCGGGGCGTTCGGACCATCGTGAAAGCATCCAGACAAACGACAGAATGCGGATTGCGAGCTGGGCCCGCAATCCGCATAACGCGATGCAGCTTCAAACTGTATCTGTACGCATGCCCAGGTTTTCAGGCCTGGGCAAAGCGCGCTACTTTACACTTTTTTCAAACTTTTCGAGCAATTCGTTGCCGCGCTTGGTGGCGTTGGCCAGGCCGTCCTTGGCGGTTTGCTTGCCCGAAACGATACGCTCGATTTCCGCATCCTCGATTTCACGGATCTGCGGCAGGAAGCCCAGGCGCACGCCACGCGACTGCGCGGTGGTCGTCACGTTGAGCTGCTTGACGCCGACATCCGTGCCGGGGTTCTGGGTGTAGAAGCCGGCCTTGTCGGTCAGCTCATACGCGGCCTTGGTGACGGGCACGTAGCCGGTCTGCTGGTGCCACTTGGCGGCCACTTCCGGGCTGGAGATGAACTTGAAGAACTTGGTCACGCCCTTGTAGACCTCGGGCTTCTTGTTGCCGAAGACCCACAGCGATGCGCCACCGATGATGGTGTTCTGCGGCGCGCCCTTGACGTCCGAGTAGTAGGGCACGGTGGACGTGCCGAACTGGAACTTGGCGTTCTTGATGATGTTGGCGCGCAGGCCGCTGGAGCCGGTGATGATGGCGCACTTGCCGGAGATGAACAGGGCGTTGGGATCGTCGCCGCGGCCGCCGTACATGAACTCGCCGTCCTTGGCCAGCTTGGCCAGGAATTCGAGATGGCGCTGGTGCAGGGGCGAATCGATGGCCAGGCGGGCGTCGAGGCCGCCGAAACCGTTGTC is a window of Bordetella sp. N DNA encoding:
- the ugpB gene encoding sn-glycerol-3-phosphate ABC transporter substrate-binding protein UgpB — its product is MRSHRLALAAAALIAAFGASSAQAATEIQFWHSMEGALGDRVNEMVDQFNKSQSDYVVKAVYKGNYGESMNAGIAAFRAGNSPDILQVFEVGTATMMYAKGAIKPVQQMSEEAGDPIDPKAFIGAVAGYYSSSDGKLVSMPFNSSTVVMYYNKDAFKKAGLDADKPPKTWEELGEATKKLKAAGQECGYTTSWPSWVQLETFSAWHNVPYATKDNGFGGLDARLAIDSPLHQRHLEFLAKLAKDGEFMYGGRGDDPNALFISGKCAIITGSSGLRANIIKNAKFQFGTSTVPYYSDVKGAPQNTIIGGASLWVFGNKKPEVYKGVTKFFKFISSPEVAAKWHQQTGYVPVTKAAYELTDKAGFYTQNPGTDVGVKQLNVTTTAQSRGVRLGFLPQIREIEDAEIERIVSGKQTAKDGLANATKRGNELLEKFEKSVK